CTCGAATCGACAAATGCAGGAGGTAGACGAAGCTGAGTGAGCTTGCCCCTTCTCATAGGGCtgttggcgttgctgccgacGAACCTCGTCCCCCGCGCCTTGCGCAACCGGCGCTCGGGGCTAAATGAGCGTCAAAACATGGACAAGAGACTCTTGTCACGATGTACTTGGTGTGGACAATGTGATGTGCGGGCTTGGTCAACTAGAACTCTGCCTGTTCCCCAGCTGCGGCCAGGACTGTGCCCTGCTAGACTGCTGCGCTGCTGTGCCCCCCCGCGAAAAAGGGCTTGGCTTCTGGCGGGAAGCAAGCGCCTAAGGTAGTCAGACAAGGGTGACAAGGGTGGCggagtgctgctgctgcgacgggcggcatcaCCCGTGACTGCTGTGTCGACAGGTCGCATGCTACAGCATGCCTCGTGGCACTGTGGAGCCGTCCGCTTGTCGTACCTGTCGCCTGTAGTACACTGTCCATTATGCTACGCCTGTCGTGGTCCCCTTGTTCGCACGGTTGACGCGGTTTTGCTGCCGCAaggcggctgccgtcgtggcgTCGGGGCGGCTTTGCTGGGGGTATGTATTAGGTACGTGGTAACTTAGGTAGTCTGCCTGTTTGGACCATGTAAACCCTGGGCACACGGGAGCCGCTGCTTTGTTTGTCCTTCTCATCCGAGATCCCGGTCAAGGCGGGTGAAGATGTGCGAGGAGCCTCGACTGAAATCCATCGGGCGCCCATGCACCCAATCAAGCGGGAAATCACAGGCAATGACCACCTGTGATGATGGTCACCAAGCAATGAAAGACGGTAGGAGAGGCGCATACCGAGGCACCCCTAGGTACCCTAGTCCCTGTAAGGAAGCGAGATGGCCTGGGCCAGCCAAAAATCatgtttttttctttttttgcCGAAAGAGGCAGGTTGCCGTTGTCACTATATGGTGATGATGTGGTATCTACCTACTTTATAGGTAGCCGATCAGGAGAAGGGACTTAGTAACTTAAAAGAGGAACCAACCAGGCTACCTTAGCAGGCAGCGTCATTAGTTCGCCAGCTCTTCATTAATGCACGTGCAGCGGGGGGCCAAGGGAACAGATACTTTAATAGGGTAGGTTCTATTATTGTTTCCGACAAATACTTCCGCCGCCACAGGGTACGGTCGGAGTAACTTAGACTACTAGTAGTACCTCTAGTATCCCGATACTAAAGGTAGTAGTCTTGTTTTTCGCTAGGCCGAGCACAAAAAGGTAGACGCAGGCCTTAGAATGTTAGCCTTCCGGCCCCCGGCTATGTCATCCATCCTTGACAGATAAAGTGCCAAGGTAGATACACGaggtagtaggtacctaccttgcTTGAGCCTACGCCATTCCGGCAGTCGCCGGAGTCTTATGTCCCCTTGGAGCGTCCCTACCTAGTAGGTTAGTTGTCAATCAGTCCACCCCGACACGCGCTCACGCGGTTCAACAGTAACTGACCTAGGTACTTCCAAGTTGGTAAGGGACCTCACAACCCACCgactacctaggtacctgATAGTAGGTACTACAGGTAGGGAGGAACGcaggtacctaggtacctttCTCCAGCGTCGCAGACCAGCTTGGAGGCGCGCCTGGGGCGGCCTGCAACAGAGTCACCTACGCCCAGCCgcagggcaagcaagccacCACGTCAGGGAAATGCGCCTACTATTTGTACTTGGTATACATGTATAGTAAGCAGGACCAGAAGGAGAAGCGCGGGGCGAGTCGCATGGAACGCCATGGGTGCGATGCAtcggcgagcgagccagcGAGCCATCCGGCGGcaagcgacagcgacgagcgAGAGAAGGTGTCGTCGACGCATCGTCGAAtcatccatggatgccgcCCGGCTCAATCATGCCATTCTGCACTTACGGAACCCCGCCAGCCCGGTGGATGGGATGAAAGGGACCTAGggtggcgcgcgccgccaccctctctgcctcctccccgcatgccgcccccatccatccctctGGCGCTCTCCTCCATCTGTCTTATTTAGGCAAGCGGGAGCGCTGGGGACCGACGCCTCGCCAGGAAACGAACCAGGCGGGGCTGCTCCGTGGTGgagggcggacggcggctgTAACACGGATACCTGGGTTGCGATGCCACCTGCGCGGTGTGACCAGGTCGCGTATGGTAGCGGCGCGTTCGGGCTCGTACTCGGGTTTCACGTCACGGGCGGTTTGCCGCTGGTTTGTCAGAGagcgggagaggggaggcaaggccgagcgagcgcccggcggcgcagacgggCAAGATGCGAATGGACGGGACTTTGTATAAAACAGGTGCCGCGTCCCTGTGGCCCGCAGTGGGTTGGATCTGTAAGGTAAGTAGGCAATTAAGGTAGTGAGTGACTGTACAAAGGCGTCTACAGTACCTAGGCAACTTGTACCTGGATCTGAATCGCACATCTCGTCGCGAGCTTCTAGAAGCCTTCTTCTGTCTCTCTTGTTCCAGCTCATCTTGGTTTGAGCGCAGCCGAGCACGTACTGATTGTACGCCAACATCGAGCAGCGGCCTCTGACAGCAGTCTAGCCGCCcgaatcgtcgtcgcgcgccggtTGTACCAGACCAAAACTGCGACCGCCGCTCCAGTTTTCCCCCCTGGCGTCGGCTTGTTGGTCCCCGGTTCGCCTCTACCATCTAAAATCCGAGGGTGCACCGATTTGACTTACAAATGCATGCCAGGCCCGCTGCCCTCGAGCCTGCCCGCTGATACTACAAGACAAGGACGTCGCCTCGTGcctgtcgtcgcccgtcttACAGCAGGCTGCTGCGTCGTGCGACCTCACTCACGCTGCCGCTGTCCGAAAGAAACAAGGTGACACGATCCCGACCCTGCTCTGCTCTGTTCTAGGAGCTTGTCGACCTCGCCAGTGCTGTGACACGCCGACACCAGCCAACCGGCCATCACCTCGccttctcttcctcccctcTTCGGAGCAGCCTCGTGCggccccccccgccgcccaccatggATATCGTGCTCGAGCTCACCGACACCTTCATTGCCGACTATGCCTACGCCTACTTTGCCCCTGCGCGTTCGGCCCCTTATGACTTCCCCCACGCCACGACCGCCAATGCCTCGGCGCAGAGCTTCTCAACGTGGACCTACAAGCCTGCCACCAAGTTCCTTCAGGTCCAGCCCTCCCAGGCCGCTTACACCACCTCGATGCCTCGTGATGATCCGTTGCGCCAGCTCATAACCCTCTTTTGGATCACCTGGTGAGTTGTGGCAGGGTCTGCTAAcgcttctcccccccccaagtcTGACCGTCTTCCTCCCCCCAGGATCTTTGGTATCATAGTCTACTTCATCTTCGCCACGCTGTCATACTTCCTCATCTTCGATAAGCGCACTCTCGACCACCCCAGGTTCCTCAAGAACCAGATCTGGCTCGAAATCAGGCAGGCCAACAAGTCGATGCCCTTCATGGCCGTCTGCACCGCAccccttttcctcctcgAGGTCCGCGGCTACGGCAATCTCTACGACACCACCGACGAGGGGCCCGGCATGTGGTACAACATTCTCCAGTTCCCGCTCTTCTTGCTTTTCACCGACTTCTGCATCTACTGGATCCACCGCTCCCTGCACCACCCCCTCGTTTACAAACACCTCCATAAGCCGCACCACAAATGGATTATGCCCACGCCCTACGCCAGTCATGCCTTCCACCCCTTGGACGGTTTCGCCCAGTCGCTACCCTACCACATCTTCCCCTTCATCTTCCCTTTCCAGAAGGTAGCCTacgtcttcctcttcgtcttTGTCAATTTCTGGTCCATTCTCATCCACGACGGTGAGTATCTCACCAACAACCCCGTCGTAAACGGTGCTGCCTGTCACTCGCTGCACCACTCCCGCTTCGAGGTCAACTACGGCCAATTCTTCACGGCCTTTGACCGCCTCGGTGGCACCTACAGAATGCCCGAGGCGTGGATGTTCgaaaaggacaagaagaTGTCCCAGAAGCAGTGGAAGAAGGAGTCGGTCACTGTCGACGAGTTCGTCAAGGAAAtcgagggcgatgacgagcgcACCTACGGTCCTGATATCGTCGCCAAGAAGACCAAGTAGTTACTCTCACGGCACGTGACGATGTAGACCTTGGGGTCACATTGGGTCTTGAGTCGCGCCCGCAAGGCGTCACACTGATCGTCATCTGATATTGGGCATTCTGGCAGGCTTGCCTAGGCAGGAACCAACGACCACGGATCAAAGCCAATCTTTCATGTACATATATAGCATTGTCAGATCCCCGGAGGAAGTCTGGCCATGGTGCTGAGACTGTAGGGAGGCAGGATCACGGCGTTGTCATGAGATACGGAACCACTGCGATGACTTGTATATTCCATAGCCGATTCAAACAGAGATGCTGACATCGCTCTTTGTCAGCTCTTAATACTAATACGCATTCCTGAACTCCGGCCTCATTACAAGTTGCAACGCTCCATGAAGCAAATACGAAGTGATCTGGTTGACATGTAGGACGAATACATCAACCGCCACGAGAACTGGTGGGCTAGAACAGACAGAGGTAAGaaaagccgacgacgagcgacaCGCGGTCTCGCCAATGAGAGTGTAAGCAGAATCGACACGGAGCCGTTGGGCTGCGCGATAGCAGGCGATGATGCGATGGCGAGGTAAGTGGTTCGCacatggctggcggcgtaAAGTACCCGACAGCAACCTGAACCGCGCTTAGGAGAAGCTGACAAACTTGGGATCCCGTGGGCGGCCATCGGGGCCAATGCCGTTTTGCTTGAAGCGGCTCTCCATGTAGGCCTTGCGCGCTTGGTCAAAGGTCATGCGCCTCTTCTTCATGAGCTTGAGGACCTCGGCCTTGCTCGCGTCGTCCAGACCCGCGCGGCTGTCACCCGCCTCCACGTTGCCGACCAGGTCAAAGTTACTGCTGGAAAGCCCGGCCTCGATGTCGCCAGCGAAGCTGCCCGGCAGCCGCGAGTATATATAGCCTGCGCCGGGCAGCCGAATTTCGGGGATGTGATGGCGCCAGTACGCGCGGGTGAAGAagagcgccgtcgcggtAACAATGAAGAGTAAGGAGAGACTGAAGAGAATGTACGCCATGATGAAAGTACGAGAACGGTGTGAGCCGGATAGCGGCTGTTGCGAGCGCGGCAGAGAGTGCGGTTGACGAGAGGATGGTCGGCTCGGGTTGGGACGACGGTTCTCCGACCGGGAGGCTCGGGGAGGCTTAGACGAGGTCGCCTCGGTGCGCAGGTCTGGTTGCTTCagacgtggccgtcgtcgagcgaccCGTTCATGGCAGGCACGAGGGGCCGCGCAAGGGAGTATGGCGAGTCGTTCTCGGTGGGCTGCTGGTGAAAGCGCTGCAGAACGTCAAGGGGTGAGAAGGGTCGCGGGTGTGTCTCGGAGCCCGTTCCCGCGTTCGACAGGAGCTGACGTGGGACTGCGGGCACTTACGCATACgtaagtacagtatacgtgaAAGAGAGTGGCCACAGTACAGCCGCCCTGTCAACAGGCAACCTGGGCGCGGTGGAGCCACTGGCAGCCCCCCGGTACCTGGGAACCTCTCGGGCGCTCAGCCACACCTCGTTCGTCCCCCCGTCTGGCCCGCCATTCTCGCCGCATTCAATTAACGGCCATAGGCACTACCCGGAGCCCGCGACTCGGCACTAACCGGATCGCGATAGCTAAGCGAGCCCACACTTTGCGATTCCTAGGTCAATTTCGCGGCCCTCGAAGGACTCTCTTGGACGACTTTGAAGCTCGAGAAGCATCTGTTTTACGGCGTCGCAAACCACCGAAATCAGTCACAATGGCCTCCCCCGCGATCCCCAACATTTCCTCGGACCTCATCTGGGAGATTGTCCGTGAGTCGACCTGAACACCCGCCCGGGCGCGACCCGGAAAGTCACTGAAGGACGACCGGCATTGCTGAAACTGGGACTACGTGATAGGCAACAACAACTCCTTCCTCGTCAAGAGCAaccgcaacggcggcgtccagTTCTCCCGGGACCCCCTGAACTTGACCAACAAGAACTCTCGCAAGGTACGCGCATCTGGGAGCCGGAATTTTTTGGGGTCTGCGCCAGAGTGCTGACTGTTGGGCTCTACAGCATGCGGGCTTCGTCAACGACAAGGTATAACCGACCCCCCGAGATcacgacgacatcgccacAATGAGACAGAAAGACTAAATATCGAACCATCCAGGCCATCGGCGTTGTCCCCAACGAGAAGGGTGGCGTTACCGTGATCAGCAAGAagacctcggccgccacgaaGCCGGCCCAGGCTTTCACCAAGACCACCTACGGCGGCAACAAGTCCAACCGCACGTGAGTACAAGGCTTGCTGCATTGACCCGGCCTGCGAGAGAGGTCTATTCGAGCGAGCCGTACTGATGCGCCATGTCAAAACCAGGAGCTACAAGGCTGTTGCCAACCAGGCCGCCAGGTCCGGGTACCGAGGCGACCTgcgctcggccgccgtcgagcgcgttTCCGCCATCCGCCGCACCCAGCTGCCCGTCAAGGCCGACCCCGAGCCTAAGCTGCGCGgcaacaaggccaagaaggccgccgAGTCGTCCTAAGCGCAAACAGCAGTAGGATAGGAAAGAGGGATGGGCCGTGTGGTGTGTGATGTCAAGGGGAGCCGGTGTCGTGGCAACACACAATGATGCAAACACATGTCTAGGTGACGGAGGATGAGAAGCATCAATCAACAGGTCTCTGGGTCATGGCTGGAGTTGGCATTTGATCTCAAAAAGAAACGCATATTTCGGGAAAGCCGCGCGCTCAGTGAGGTGTAGGAATGGAAATGATGTCTCGCAACCACACCGCACCGCCGGGGCCCCGTGAGTCAACGGCCACCGCGGTCAGGTGCATTCGTCCCTGGCCGTAATCGGTCGGAGGGTACCGGGTGTCAGGCAACGTGCTGCAGTACGGTACAGGATGTGAGTGAAGACGCTTGAAGCAGATGTTGGGCGGATGATCTCGGAACCCGGAGCGGCGCGCTATGGGGGACCGTGGTGGATCGGAGGTACGGCGttgcgtggcggcgacagccGATGCAGGACGACACTTGAGCAGTAGATCTACAGACTCGCATGCCGGTCGAGACGCTTGGCCTGCCCATGGAAAGCATCTTGCCGGGCTGGTCGCGCGACTGCATCATCCGTATGTCCCATCGTCAGGGGAGAAGAGTGCATCGTCGAGTCTACGCCGCACCCGGATAGGTAGGACCGCACCGGCGCCACGGATCAAGGTATGGAGGCACCTTGGTACTTAGTATAGATCGACTAGCAAGGCAAGTTATTGTGCTTGCTCGGACAATGCGCGCATTCGCGACGACTCGACACACAGTTTTAGTCGGCAGtagccccagccccagccccagcccgtGCTGACCCGGCGGgggacgcgctcgccgtgggAGCCtcgggtggaggaggggcagctcgtcatcgtcacaaGCCGGCGGCCGTCTCGGTAGTCGGTCGGGAgagcacgggcggcggcagcggcccggAGAGCTGAGGAACCAaccttagtactaacctactCATGGACCAGTACCTACAGTGTTCGTTTGTACTGTAGGAAAGGACCTCTGGAGAACTACTAAGGTAGGCAGGCTGGCCTGAACCAGGCCGTTCAGGGAGCTGCCCGGATTCACGGCGCCAAATTCGGACCTGGGGCATGACGATGACACTGCTGGGGGCTTTTTGTAGGGTGATTAATTTTGGGTTTCTATAGTTCTGGCGGGCGAAGGACCAAAGCTGTGGCACAGGCAGCGTGGTGATGCGCCCACTGCCATTTCATTCACGAGAAATAGGGTCTGACACAGAGGGCGATTCCGAAGCGCTTTAGTTTTGAGGATGTCACGAGCCATGCGGCGTGTCTCGCCTTTCTTTTGTGAAGCGCCAAAGGCCCGATTCACGGAGTAGGCGGTATACCGTTCAAGACACTGGGCGGCctgtcgctgctgttgcccgCTGTGCCTTCAATatgccttgaggaacgatGGAAGGTTCCCAACGGATTTCTATTCGCCCcagtcctcgtcgcgcgccccAGCACCCTCCTCCCTTCTCTTTCTGTTCTCTGGGTCGGCCAGATCTGACAAGATAAAATTGCCTTCCAGCTCGCCAATCAATAAAATCGCCCTGTCTGACTGGTTCCTGCCATTTCTCTCGCTCGCATTGCTGTCATGTAGGTCCTCTACATTGTGAGCAGTCACGAGGCCGGAGCGACTGCCGGCTGGTACCTCGAAGCCAGCTCCAGGAGGCCAAGCCGATGCCTTGTCTGAAGGTGAAGAAATAAGACTGCTGAAGACTTTGTTCCTCAAGGCCCAGTATGCAAAGGCAGAGCTGCTTGCATTCCTCTGCAAGCCGTTGGATAGTTAGTCCATAGACCTCGATTCAACCAGCGCGGATCAATTTCATGCACTCGGGACGATCACATATCATGGATCCGATTGGGCAGTTAATTCCGAGCCGTCTAGGCCCCCTCGCTctctcgctgccctcgaTCCGAATGTAGTGCTTCCATGTCATGCTCGACCAGGCCATGCCATGTCATGGCCTGTCACGCCATTCAATTCTTTCTCTTATCTTCTCTCTGTTAtgccatgtcatgtcatACCATCTGCTGTAAGTGACGCCGACCGATTCGTGTTGGAATAGTAGGACCCGATATACGGCCGATTGCATCGCCGAAACGTCAAGCCCCCAACATTCGAAGAATATGTCAAATCATGTTCAAGCTTTTCTGGGTCAGTCGTTGCCACAGTCGGTCAGGGTGTCTATTTCCGTCGAGCTCAAGCCCACCAGGTCGGGCTGTCTATGCATGTGGGTAGGGTTGGTAGGGACTGACGTGTGGGCCCCCTTCTCCCCGTGTTAGCTGGTTGCCTTATATATGCTATGGGTATAAGATATTTGACGTATCGTTCAGTCTTAGGCGCCAAGCTCCGTTTTCACCTGAACGTCTTGGCTGCTGTATGCGCGTATTAGTGTTAAGAAGAATTGAGCAGGTTTGAATGTTTGATTTCTCGGTATATAAAGGTCTGGTCGAAGAGGgccgttgacgatggtgacgacCTGTTGGAGCACCGCTACAGCAATACACTCTCTTGTTCCTTTCTCAAGAAAGAAAACACATAAATTcggcaacaacaccaacatcAACAATCATGCAGATCTTCGGAAAGCTAACCGCCGTGGCTCTCGTGCTGCTGTTCGCCGGCTCGTCGGTCGGGACAcccgtccccggcgccggcgaaaGCAGCATGCGTGGTAACGGCCGCGATTACGGTGGCAAGTacgcgtcgtcgagctctaGGGAAGGACGTGTGGGTGGCAGTGGCGCCTTCGGCGGTAACTCAGCAAGCCAGGCTTGGAACACCCCGGCCCAGGCAAGCAAGAGTACACCTAGCAATGACAAAGACGGCGGCCTTAACCAGTTCAAATGGTACCCGAATCCCAACTCGAGATTTTACGACCCGAAGAAATACCCGAACCAGAGGGGTACCCCGACTACACCTACAAAGGAAGAACTTGACAAAGCGAGATATTACGGTCCGTCCTCCACGCGACGGGCAGTTCCGGATGACAAGGACAGCGCTGGCCATGCAAGGAAGCGAAGCCAACCGCCAGGCAAGGACAAGTACAATCAGGGCTGGAACTCTAATCCCTGGGGCAGCTACGCGTCGGGATCAAAGGCTTACAAGTCCCCGAGCGAGCCCAAGGGAGGTATGCCTGTCAGGTCGGGGAACAGCAAGGATGAGCAGCGCATATACGACCCGAAAAGCGAGCGACAGTACAAATCGCCTAGGGCCATTTCTTCGCCCAATGCTGCCAAGCAGAGGAAGCGAGACGAGACCAACGCCTCAAAGCCCGAGGCAGTCGTGCCTGAATTGGACAAAGATGTCGCGGACAAGTCGGGCTTGCATCCGGAGACCTCCCAGTAACTTGTCGACCCCAACGGAACGCGCATCGTGGACCGACCTGGGGCGCGGCATGAGTGATGGAAGCTGTGCGCGGGACCGGGAATATACCTAagtacgtatactgtatactgtacagtatgtCATATACTGGGCTGGATGCGGAACCGACCGGAGTGGCTCCAGTACATGTACGTACTAGGTAGTACAAAGTAGTCCGTCAGCACAATGACAAGACAACAAGCTCACTCTGCTTCGCGCATACATGGTTCCATGGCCGTCTCACGGCACCTGTAATAGTGTGAATGAAATTGCATGAGGGCTTGAGGCgaggtacttcgtatataTAGGTAGTCAAAGCCCAGACTGAAGAATCACTTGCAACTTACTGACACTTTTTCTGGTTGGATTATCCATATTACTATTAGCAGCTGTCGTGGCTTGTGCGAGTTGCGGGCTGGGTGGGGGGCTtctgcagcgggcggcgtgccggCGTGTGCCAGCATCCGGGCACTGGAATTGCTCATCCTGAGTACATAGAAGGCGCCTGCAGTGCAAACGCAGCCCGGAATGCGTGCAGTCGCAACGACAGATAGGTAAGGTAAGGAGGCGCCATAGGTAGCCTGACCTCGCCTGCACCTACCATTACCTACCTGTAATTATTAGCCTCAATCCTCCGATTGGCGGCCCGGCCGCTGCCTTAGTACGCAGGTTGCCCCTCCTTCCTCGgccgccctgcccctgcccctccatgtgcctgctgcccctgcccctccaAAACCGCGCGTCGGGACGTGGACGCggggagctgctggcgcacTGCAGTGAGCAATCCAAACAGGTTCGGTCGGGTGCCTCCACTCGCTGTGCTGTCCGAGCACTGGCACCCTCCTCGCGTCTTCCCGGGGCCCTTTCTTCTGCGACGCTCTCCCACCACCtcccttcctctcctccgaTCTCAGTTCCTCGattctccctcctccctctcctcctcctcctcctcctcccactccAAGAAACACTCGTCCATCGGCATCCTAgcctcccgctcccgccaCACAACTATCAAGAACTCTCGAcatcccctccctccctcccatccatcaAAATGGTCAAAGCTGGTATGCCAGATGCTGCCCCTCAACCCCGCACTCTACCCGTGTCCTGCCTGGTACCgagctacctacctacttgATCTGCCTCACACAATTGCTGCGCTGACAAACTTCGTGACGTAGTTGTTGCTGGTGCCTCTGGCGGCATTGGCCAGGTTCGTTCTTCCCAGCTGCCCCCCTACTTTCCTCGCTCTCTCACTTGTCCTTCGTGCTGGCTGACTTGATGTTCCTGCTGTCTGCAGCCTCTTTCGCTGCTTTTGAAGAACAGCCCTCTCATTGACGAGCTGGCTCTCTACGATGTCGTCAACACCCCCGGCGTCGCTTCCGACCTGTCACACatctcctcgcccgcggtAAGTAGAGCTCTACTGACACTCACCTTTGTCAATTCTCGTCTGACCACCTTGGCCCGCAGAAAGTCACGGGCTATCTTCCCAAGGATGACGGTGCCAAGTCCGCCTTCAAGGATgccgacatcatcgtcatccctGCTGGCATCCCCCGTAAGCTACAGCCCTGAAGACCTCCCACACGGAGTTCTCGCTGCGTCCTTTGCGTCCACTGCTGACACACCAATCCCGGCAAAGGCAAGCCCGGCATGACCCGTGATGACCTGTTCAACATCAACGCCGGCATTGTCAAGGGCTTGATCgagaccgccgccgaggtcgccccTAAGGCGTTTATTCTGGTCATCTCCAACCCGGTCAACTCGACGGTCCCTATCTCCGCCGAGGTTCTTAAGGCCAAGAAGGTCTTCAACGCCCAGCGCCTGTTCGGTGTCACCACGCTTGACATCGTCCGCGCCGAGACGTTTGTCAGCGAGATCACCGGCCAGTCCGAGCCCCAGAAGCAGACCATCCCCGTCATTGGTGGTCACTCTGGTGAGACCATTGTCCCTCTCTTCAGCAAGGCCTCCCCTGCCGTCAAGATCCCCGACGACAAGTACGACGCTCTTGTCAACCGCGTCCAGttcggcggtgacgaggttgtcaaggccaaggacggcgcTGGTTCGGCTACTCTCTCTATGGCCTATGCCGGCTTCCGGTCAGTTCGCCAGTCACTCTCCAAGTGTCCAATTGCAACGCTCAGTCAGCTGATTATTCTGTAGATTTGCCGAGAAGGTCCTTCGTGCCGTCAAGGGCGAAAAGGGTCTGGTCGAGCCTAGCTACGTCTACCTCCCGGGTGttcccggcggcgaggccatcgccaaggagACCGGCTGCGACTTCTTCTCCGTCCCCATTGAGCTCGGAGTAAGCACAAAGACCCCCCTTGCTTGAACTCGAACACGCGTCTAACAATGAGTCCAGCCCAACGGTGCCGAGAAGGCCAACAACCCCTTGGAGGGCATCACcgacaaggagaaggcgCTTCTGCAGAAGGCTGTCGAGGGCCTCAAGGGCAACATCAAGAAGGGCATCGACTTCGCCCACAACCCGCCCCAAAAGTGAACACTTTCCCCGGTTCCCCCAAGGAGCAGTTGAGTGGGTGCAGCAAGCCTGTCTTGAATGCAATAGCTATCACGCTAGGCTTAATATATGAATGACGCTCATGTTGCTGATCATGGAATCTCTCGACAGGCTGTGAAGCCGTGCCCTCGAATCTCCACCCTAAGGATCATAACCGCGGCCTGATCAATGACAGCCTC
Above is a genomic segment from Purpureocillium takamizusanense chromosome 2, complete sequence containing:
- the ERG3_1 gene encoding Delta(7)-sterol 5(6)-desaturase (EggNog:ENOG503NVB3~TransMembrane:4 (o77-103i130-149o161-182i237-254o)~COG:I), which gives rise to MDIVLELTDTFIADYAYAYFAPARSAPYDFPHATTANASAQSFSTWTYKPATKFLQVQPSQAAYTTSMPRDDPLRQLITLFWITWIFGIIVYFIFATLSYFLIFDKRTLDHPRFLKNQIWLEIRQANKSMPFMAVCTAPLFLLEVRGYGNLYDTTDEGPGMWYNILQFPLFLLFTDFCIYWIHRSLHHPLVYKHLHKPHHKWIMPTPYASHAFHPLDGFAQSLPYHIFPFIFPFQKVAYVFLFVFVNFWSILIHDGEYLTNNPVVNGAACHSLHHSRFEVNYGQFFTAFDRLGGTYRMPEAWMFEKDKKMSQKQWKKESVTVDEFVKEIEGDDERTYGPDIVAKKTK
- a CDS encoding uncharacterized protein (COG:S~BUSCO:EOG09265I7S~EggNog:ENOG503P72Q) gives rise to the protein MAYILFSLSLLFIVTATALFFTRAYWRHHIPEIRLPGAGYIYSRLPGSFAGDIEAGLSSSNFDLVGNVEAGDSRAGLDDASKAEVLKLMKKRRMTFDQARKAYMESRFKQNGIGPDGRPRDPKFVSFS
- a CDS encoding uncharacterized protein (EggNog:ENOG503P3VN~COG:J), whose amino-acid sequence is MASPAIPNISSDLIWEIVRNNNSFLVKSNRNGGVQFSRDPLNLTNKNSRKHAGFVNDKAIGVVPNEKGGVTVISKKTSAATKPAQAFTKTTYGGNKSNRTSYKAVANQAARSGYRGDLRSAAVERVSAIRRTQLPVKADPEPKLRGNKAKKAAESS
- a CDS encoding uncharacterized protein (SECRETED:SignalP(1-22~SECRETED:cutsite=SVG-TP~SECRETED:prob=0.7163)), giving the protein MQIFGKLTAVALVLLFAGSSVGTPVPGAGESSMRGNGRDYGGKYASSSSREGRVGGSGAFGGNSASQAWNTPAQASKSTPSNDKDGGLNQFKWYPNPNSRFYDPKKYPNQRGTPTTPTKEELDKARYYGPSSTRRAVPDDKDSAGHARKRSQPPGKDKYNQGWNSNPWGSYASGSKAYKSPSEPKGGMPVRSGNSKDEQRIYDPKSERQYKSPRAISSPNAAKQRKRDETNASKPEAVVPELDKDVADKSGLHPETSQ
- a CDS encoding Malate dehydrogenase (COG:C~EggNog:ENOG503NWAG); this translates as MVKAVVAGASGGIGQPLSLLLKNSPLIDELALYDVVNTPGVASDLSHISSPAKVTGYLPKDDGAKSAFKDADIIVIPAGIPRKPGMTRDDLFNINAGIVKGLIETAAEVAPKAFILVISNPVNSTVPISAEVLKAKKVFNAQRLFGVTTLDIVRAETFVSEITGQSEPQKQTIPVIGGHSGETIVPLFSKASPAVKIPDDKYDALVNRVQFGGDEVVKAKDGAGSATLSMAYAGFRFAEKVLRAVKGEKGLVEPSYVYLPGVPGGEAIAKETGCDFFSVPIELGPNGAEKANNPLEGITDKEKALLQKAVEGLKGNIKKGIDFAHNPPQKL
- a CDS encoding Malate dehydrogenase (COG:C~EggNog:ENOG503NWAG), with translation MVKAVVAGASGGIGQPLSLLLKNSPLIDELALYDVVNTPGVASDLSHISSPAKVTGYLPKDDGAKSAFKDADIIVIPAGIPRKPGMTRDDLFNINAGIVKGLIETAAEVAPKAFILVISNPVNSTVPISAEVLKAKKVFNAQRLFGVTTLDIVRAETFVSEITGQSEPQKQTIPVIGGHSGETIVPLFSKASPAVKIPDDKYDALVNRVQFGGDEVVKAKDGAGSATLSMAYAGFRFAEKVLRAVKGEKGLVEPSYVYLPGVPGGEAIAKETGCDFFSVPIELGPNGAEKANNPLEGITDKEKALLQKAVEGLKGNIKKGIDFAHNPPQK